In Caldicellulosiruptor morganii, the following proteins share a genomic window:
- the atpA gene encoding F0F1 ATP synthase subunit alpha, translating into MVDVTIRPDEIASIIKEQIKNYEKKIETSDIGVVIMSGDGIARIHGLDNCMAGELLEFPNNVYGMALNLEEDNVGCVILGNDKEIKEGTVVKRTGRVVEVPVGEELLGRVVNALGQPIDGLGPINAKKYRPVERIAPGVIEREPVKTPLQTGIMAIDAMIPIGRGQRELIIGDRQTGKTAIAIDTIINQKDQGVYCIYVAIGQKASTVAQIVHTLKEYGAMDYTIVVSATASDSAPLQFLAPYAGCAMGEEFMEFGKDALIIYDDLSKHAVAYRAMSLLLRRPPGREAYPGDVFYLHSRLLERAAKLNSQRGGGSLTALPIIETQAGDVSAYIPTNVISITDGQIYLESELFYAGIRPAINPGISVSRVGGNAQIKAMKKVAGRLRLDLAQYRELEAFAQFGSELDKSTRERLAQGQRIVETLKQPQYRPLPVWYQVVILYSAVNGYLMDIEVNKVREFSEKLVQYISANYPQIFDFIKETKDLTPENEELLKKVIVEFKDRFKSSK; encoded by the coding sequence ATGGTCGATGTAACAATAAGACCAGATGAAATTGCTTCAATTATTAAGGAGCAAATAAAAAACTATGAAAAGAAAATAGAAACAAGTGACATTGGCGTTGTAATTATGTCCGGTGATGGTATTGCAAGAATACATGGCCTTGATAATTGCATGGCTGGTGAGCTTTTAGAATTTCCTAACAATGTTTATGGAATGGCACTTAATTTGGAGGAAGACAATGTTGGATGTGTAATCCTGGGTAATGACAAAGAAATCAAAGAAGGAACAGTTGTCAAAAGGACAGGTAGGGTAGTAGAAGTACCTGTGGGAGAAGAGCTTTTGGGTAGAGTAGTGAATGCTCTGGGTCAGCCTATTGACGGTTTGGGTCCCATCAATGCAAAAAAATACAGACCGGTTGAAAGGATAGCACCTGGCGTTATTGAAAGAGAACCTGTTAAAACCCCTCTTCAAACAGGTATTATGGCGATTGATGCTATGATTCCAATCGGAAGAGGTCAAAGAGAGCTTATTATTGGGGATAGACAAACAGGTAAAACAGCCATAGCAATTGATACAATTATCAACCAGAAAGACCAGGGAGTATACTGTATCTATGTAGCGATTGGTCAAAAGGCGTCAACTGTCGCACAGATAGTACACACCCTAAAAGAATATGGTGCAATGGATTATACCATTGTTGTCAGTGCAACTGCAAGCGATTCAGCACCGCTTCAGTTTTTAGCGCCGTATGCAGGGTGTGCGATGGGAGAAGAGTTTATGGAATTTGGCAAAGATGCACTGATAATCTATGATGATTTGTCAAAGCATGCAGTTGCATACAGAGCAATGTCACTTCTTTTAAGACGTCCACCTGGTCGCGAAGCATATCCCGGGGATGTTTTTTATCTTCATTCAAGACTTCTGGAAAGAGCTGCAAAGTTAAATAGCCAGCGTGGTGGTGGTTCGCTTACTGCACTACCCATTATTGAAACCCAGGCTGGTGATGTTTCGGCATATATTCCTACCAATGTAATTTCAATCACTGATGGTCAGATATATCTTGAAAGCGAGCTGTTTTATGCTGGTATAAGACCTGCAATAAATCCAGGTATATCGGTCTCAAGGGTGGGTGGCAATGCCCAGATAAAGGCTATGAAAAAAGTTGCTGGACGACTCAGACTTGACTTAGCTCAGTACAGAGAGCTTGAAGCTTTTGCTCAGTTTGGTTCAGAACTTGACAAATCCACCCGTGAAAGACTTGCTCAGGGTCAGCGAATAGTGGAGACGCTAAAACAACCTCAATACAGGCCACTGCCTGTCTGGTATCAGGTTGTCATACTCTACAGTGCAGTAAATGGATATTTAATGGATATAGAAGTAAATAAAGTTAGAGAATTTAGCGAAAAACTGGTTCAGTATATTTCTGCAAACTATCCACAAATATTTGATTTTATAAAGGAGACAAAAGACCTGACACCTGAAAATGAAGAGCTTTTAAAGAAGGTAATTGTTGAATTCAAGGATAGATTCAAAAGCAGTAAGTAG
- a CDS encoding FprA family A-type flavoprotein, with amino-acid sequence MYTELKENVYSVGVKDPELRIFDIVMYTKYGTTYNSYLVIGSEKVALIENVKYKFFDQFLDNIKEIIDPARIDYLIVNHTEPDHSGSIERLLEINPKIKILGSSSAMKFLKKITNKDYEFQIVNDRDQISLGDKTLKFISAPFLHWPDSIYTYLVEDSILFTCDSFGCHYSTENLDINWVMNNDREGFMDAYKYYYDVIMSPFKSYVLQAIEKIKDLKIDVIATGHGPVLTNYKDQLIGLYRSWSEELLKTPEKPYVVIVYVSAYGYTEMLAEKISKAIEDAGIDVFIFNAIQHKMEEILEKIYGAKGVLFGSPTINSDALLPIYEILIRLNPIVHKGKIAAAFGSYGWSGEAVSNIEARLKQLRFKVIEPGLKVNFKPNDEELKKAYEFGILFAEKIKE; translated from the coding sequence ATGTATACAGAATTAAAAGAAAATGTATACTCGGTGGGGGTAAAAGACCCTGAACTTAGAATATTTGATATTGTAATGTATACAAAGTATGGAACAACATACAACTCTTATCTTGTAATTGGGAGTGAAAAAGTTGCGCTTATTGAAAATGTAAAATATAAGTTTTTTGATCAGTTTCTGGACAATATCAAAGAAATAATTGACCCTGCAAGGATTGATTATCTTATAGTAAATCACACAGAACCAGATCACTCAGGTTCAATTGAAAGATTGCTTGAGATAAATCCGAAGATAAAAATACTGGGTAGTAGCTCTGCCATGAAATTTCTAAAAAAGATTACGAACAAAGATTATGAATTTCAAATTGTCAATGACAGAGATCAAATATCCCTGGGTGACAAAACATTGAAATTTATCTCTGCTCCTTTTTTACACTGGCCTGATTCCATTTACACTTACCTTGTAGAGGATAGTATACTCTTTACCTGTGATTCTTTTGGCTGTCATTACAGTACAGAAAATCTTGACATAAACTGGGTAATGAATAATGACAGAGAAGGATTTATGGATGCTTATAAGTACTACTATGATGTGATTATGTCTCCATTTAAAAGTTATGTACTTCAAGCGATTGAAAAGATAAAAGATTTGAAAATTGATGTCATTGCAACAGGTCACGGTCCAGTTTTGACAAATTATAAAGACCAGCTTATTGGTCTTTACAGGTCATGGTCAGAAGAACTCCTAAAAACACCTGAAAAACCCTATGTTGTAATTGTCTACGTTTCGGCATATGGATACACAGAAATGCTTGCCGAAAAGATTTCTAAAGCTATAGAAGATGCTGGTATAGATGTGTTTATATTCAATGCCATCCAGCACAAAATGGAAGAAATCCTGGAAAAGATATATGGAGCAAAAGGTGTTCTGTTTGGTTCACCCACTATAAACTCAGATGCTCTTTTACCAATATATGAAATATTGATAAGGCTAAACCCAATAGTTCATAAAGGCAAAATTGCTGCTGCCTTTGGGTCATATGGCTGGAGTGGAGAAGCTGTTTCGAACATTGAAGCAAGATTAAAACAGCTAAGGTTCAAAGTAATTGAACCTGGTCTGAAAGTAAACTTCAAACCAAACGATGAGGAGTTAAAAAAGGCATATGAATTTGGTATACTATTTGCTGAAAAGATAAAAGAGTAA
- a CDS encoding AEC family transporter: protein MNQEVLILLKNILYLFAVIFIGFIGTKTRLFSSTIKDAVSELIIKVTAPILLFTTISSKPYSSEVVKNVFTLIISAFIGIMLLLGVGYITARFFKLQGKTFYTHIFCSAFGNTGFLSFPLLYSIFGEKGVFYAASYNIMHDFLAWSLGLSIITKHSNEKTKFGFINANSIAIFSAFIVYLLKGVLSSEVLTCYNKIFFTIYDALNPFGKTTIYLSMFFIGCLLADVSFKDTIKTYPAYGIVALKMVIIPVLFMYLTKYMHLDNFTRLIIVLQTGMPTAIISSVLSYRYKADSSYATRTIFITTLFSLLTIPILVFIYYHI from the coding sequence ATGAACCAGGAAGTTTTGATTCTTTTAAAAAACATTTTATACCTTTTTGCAGTTATATTTATTGGTTTTATTGGAACTAAAACAAGATTGTTTTCATCAACCATAAAAGATGCTGTAAGTGAACTGATAATAAAAGTGACTGCTCCGATTCTGTTATTTACAACCATAAGCAGCAAACCCTATTCTTCAGAAGTGGTTAAGAATGTTTTTACATTGATAATTTCAGCTTTCATTGGAATTATGTTGCTGCTCGGTGTAGGATACATAACAGCAAGGTTTTTTAAACTTCAGGGGAAAACATTTTACACACATATTTTTTGTTCAGCTTTTGGAAATACTGGTTTTCTGTCTTTTCCGCTGTTGTATTCAATCTTTGGTGAAAAAGGTGTATTTTATGCTGCAAGTTATAATATAATGCATGATTTTCTGGCCTGGTCACTGGGACTTTCAATAATAACAAAACATAGTAATGAAAAAACTAAATTTGGCTTTATAAATGCAAATTCAATTGCTATTTTTTCGGCATTTATAGTCTATCTTTTAAAAGGGGTTTTATCCAGTGAAGTTTTAACCTGCTACAATAAAATTTTTTTCACTATTTATGATGCTTTAAATCCTTTTGGGAAAACCACCATCTATTTGTCCATGTTTTTTATTGGCTGTCTTTTAGCAGATGTCTCTTTTAAAGATACAATAAAGACATATCCTGCCTATGGAATTGTTGCACTCAAAATGGTAATTATTCCTGTGCTATTTATGTATCTTACAAAATATATGCACCTTGATAACTTTACAAGACTTATTATTGTGCTGCAGACAGGGATGCCAACAGCGATTATAAGTTCAGTGCTTTCATACAGGTATAAAGCGGATAGTTCATATGCTACACGTACAATATTTATAACAACACTCTTTTCTCTGTTGACAATTCCTATCCTTGTGTTTATATATTATCATATTTAA
- a CDS encoding F0F1 ATP synthase subunit A has translation MGEGVMKVLFTIPIGKGIPVRVAVVEMWGVMAFLIILAFYLTSNMKLVPTKKQMVAEFIVDSINKITKSFLGHYWHIFAPYLGTLFLFLLCLNLLGLIGLQPPTSNLNVTASFGVMSILVLLISTIILKNPVRWFLDHFKPMPVIFPFKFLDYFTRTLSLSARLFGNILAGVTIMELVYHGLIKAHIPPVGIPAALSLYFDIFDSVLQAVIFTFLSMIYLYEALEE, from the coding sequence ATGGGCGAAGGTGTGATGAAGGTTTTATTCACTATACCGATTGGCAAGGGGATTCCTGTGAGGGTAGCTGTTGTTGAAATGTGGGGAGTAATGGCATTTTTAATTATACTGGCATTTTATCTCACATCCAACATGAAGTTGGTTCCCACAAAAAAACAAATGGTAGCTGAATTCATAGTTGACTCAATAAACAAGATTACCAAAAGTTTTTTGGGTCATTACTGGCATATATTTGCTCCTTATTTGGGTACGCTATTTTTGTTCTTGCTTTGTCTTAACCTGTTAGGACTAATAGGACTTCAGCCACCCACAAGTAATCTAAACGTAACTGCAAGTTTTGGTGTTATGTCAATCTTGGTATTGCTAATTTCAACCATTATTCTAAAAAACCCGGTCAGATGGTTTTTGGACCATTTCAAACCCATGCCAGTAATATTTCCTTTTAAGTTCTTGGACTATTTCACAAGAACTCTTTCACTTTCTGCCCGATTGTTTGGCAACATCCTTGCTGGTGTTACCATAATGGAATTAGTATATCACGGGCTTATAAAGGCTCATATACCTCCTGTTGGTATACCAGCAGCGTTGAGTTTATATTTTGACATCTTTGATAGTGTTCTACAGGCAGTAATCTTTACATTTTTGTCCATGATTTATTTATATGAAGCATTGGAAGAATAA
- the guaA gene encoding glutamine-hydrolyzing GMP synthase — translation MQHEIVIVLDFGGQYNQLIARRVRESGVYCEIWPYDTPIDRIIEKRPKGIIFTGGPSSVYEKNAPIVDKKIFETGIPILGICYGNQLIAHLLGGKVSTALFREYGKTHIKYNTNSPLFAGLPEHSVCWMSHTDFVEELPEGFEILASTENCAIAAFGSREKRIYGVQFHPEVVHTEHGQEIIKNFLYNICGCKGDWKTSSFIEEKIDEIRRIVGNQKVVCALSGGVDSSVAAVLVHKAIGKNLFCIFVDHGLLRKGEAEEVINTFRGQFDMNVIMVDAKDRFLKALAGVKDPEKKRKIIGEEFIRVFEEEAAKLGDIKILVQGTIYPDVVESGVGKAATIKSHHNVGGLPQQMKFEKIIEPLRELFKDEVRRVGIELGIPERIVYRQPFPGPGLAIRIIGEVTEEKLEILREVDWIFRREIEACGLDREIWQYFAVLTDMKSVGVMGDERTYDYTVALRAVTSVDGMTADWARIPYDVLERVSNEIVNTVRKVNRVVYDITSKPPATIEWE, via the coding sequence TTGCAACATGAAATTGTTATTGTACTTGATTTTGGAGGGCAATACAATCAACTGATTGCAAGAAGGGTTCGTGAATCTGGTGTTTATTGTGAAATCTGGCCATATGACACACCCATAGATAGGATAATTGAAAAAAGACCAAAGGGAATAATCTTTACAGGTGGACCATCAAGTGTGTATGAAAAGAATGCTCCAATTGTTGATAAGAAAATATTTGAAACTGGCATTCCGATTCTTGGCATATGCTATGGGAATCAGCTTATTGCACATCTTTTAGGGGGAAAGGTATCAACTGCTCTTTTCAGGGAATATGGAAAAACACATATAAAATACAACACAAATTCGCCTTTATTTGCGGGCTTACCAGAGCATTCAGTCTGCTGGATGAGCCATACTGACTTTGTGGAAGAACTTCCGGAGGGCTTTGAGATTCTGGCTTCTACAGAAAACTGTGCTATTGCTGCATTTGGCAGCAGAGAAAAGAGAATTTATGGTGTTCAGTTCCATCCGGAGGTTGTTCATACTGAACATGGGCAGGAGATAATAAAGAACTTTCTGTATAATATCTGCGGATGCAAAGGTGACTGGAAGACCTCATCTTTTATAGAAGAAAAAATAGATGAGATAAGAAGAATTGTTGGCAATCAAAAGGTTGTATGCGCACTTTCCGGTGGTGTTGACTCTTCTGTTGCGGCAGTACTTGTTCACAAAGCCATTGGCAAAAATCTTTTTTGTATATTTGTGGACCATGGGCTTTTGAGGAAAGGAGAAGCAGAAGAGGTCATAAACACATTCAGAGGGCAGTTTGATATGAATGTAATTATGGTTGATGCAAAGGACAGATTTTTAAAAGCGCTTGCCGGTGTAAAAGACCCTGAAAAAAAGAGGAAAATAATAGGAGAAGAGTTTATACGTGTTTTTGAAGAGGAAGCAGCAAAATTGGGAGATATAAAGATTTTAGTTCAGGGTACAATCTATCCTGACGTGGTTGAAAGTGGAGTTGGAAAAGCTGCTACAATAAAAAGTCATCACAATGTAGGTGGTCTTCCACAACAAATGAAGTTTGAAAAGATAATTGAACCCCTGAGAGAGTTGTTTAAAGATGAGGTGAGAAGGGTAGGAATAGAATTAGGAATTCCTGAAAGGATTGTATATCGTCAGCCGTTTCCCGGACCTGGTCTTGCAATAAGGATAATTGGTGAGGTTACTGAGGAAAAGCTTGAAATACTCCGGGAGGTTGATTGGATTTTCAGGAGAGAAATTGAAGCTTGTGGACTTGACAGGGAGATTTGGCAGTACTTTGCGGTACTTACTGACATGAAAAGTGTTGGTGTGATGGGTGATGAGAGAACATATGATTACACTGTTGCGCTCAGAGCTGTTACAAGTGTTGATGGAATGACAGCTGATTGGGCGAGGATTCCCTATGATGTTTTAGAAAGAGTTTCAAACGAGATTGTGAATACTGTAAGAAAGGTAAACAGAGTTGTATATGACATTACTTCAAAACCGCCTGCTACAATTGAGTGGGAGTGA
- the atpH gene encoding ATP synthase F1 subunit delta has translation MLPAKRYAEGLIKLAEEEHKLEKFFEDLFKIYELFRTNRQFVDTLFDLEMKISQKKEKIKQFLDESIDRYIINLVCLLIDKRREILLPYIPFYYKEMYDRIMGNVDVEIIISEQIDENALKKISKWLLKRYGVKNPRFKIRIDKSIIGGIKLLFNNIEVDATVKGALDSIRKELIQNAV, from the coding sequence ATGTTGCCAGCAAAAAGATATGCCGAAGGGCTAATTAAGCTTGCTGAAGAAGAGCATAAGCTTGAGAAGTTTTTTGAGGATCTCTTTAAAATATACGAGCTGTTTAGGACAAATAGACAGTTTGTAGATACTTTGTTTGACCTTGAAATGAAAATATCGCAGAAGAAAGAAAAGATTAAACAATTCCTTGATGAAAGCATTGATAGATACATTATCAATCTCGTCTGTTTGCTAATCGATAAACGAAGAGAGATTTTACTTCCGTATATACCTTTTTACTATAAAGAAATGTATGACAGGATAATGGGCAATGTAGATGTTGAAATTATTATATCAGAGCAAATTGATGAGAATGCTTTGAAAAAAATATCCAAGTGGCTTTTAAAAAGGTATGGTGTTAAGAATCCTCGTTTTAAAATTAGGATTGATAAAAGTATCATTGGTGGGATAAAGCTTCTGTTCAACAATATTGAGGTTGACGCTACAGTTAAAGGTGCATTAGATTCCATAAGAAAAGAACTTATCCAGAACGCTGTGTAG
- the atpD gene encoding F0F1 ATP synthase subunit beta encodes MKQNVGYVVQIIGPVVDIRFESGNLPAINNAIEINFDGKTLVAEVAQHLGNDTVRCVALGSTDGLKRGVKAIDTGSPIKVPVGRGTLGRIFNVLGQPIDNKGEVQATDYWPIHRSAPSFEEQVPAVEIFETGIKVIDLLAPYAKGGKIGLFGGAGVGKTVLIMELIRNIATEHGGFSIFTGVGERTREGNELWLEMNESGVIEKTVLVFGQMNEPPGSRMRVALTGLTMAEYFRDVEGQDVLLFIDNIFRFIQAGSEVSALLGRIPSAVGYQPTLANEVGALQERITSTKRGSITSVQAIYVPADDLTDPAPSTTFAHLDATTVLSRQIAELGIYPAVDPLDSTSRILDPRIVGEEHYYVARTVQQILQRYKELQDIIAILGMDELSEEDKLIVYRARKIQRFLSQPFFVAEAFTGRPGRYVKLKDTIRGFKEIIEGKMDHIPEQYFYMVGTIDEVYENYEKDMKGK; translated from the coding sequence ATGAAACAAAATGTTGGTTATGTAGTTCAGATTATAGGTCCTGTTGTGGACATAAGATTTGAAAGTGGAAATCTTCCAGCCATTAACAATGCAATAGAAATTAATTTTGATGGTAAGACACTCGTTGCCGAAGTGGCCCAGCATCTGGGCAACGACACAGTACGTTGTGTTGCTCTGGGTTCAACTGATGGACTTAAAAGAGGTGTGAAGGCAATTGACACAGGCTCTCCTATTAAGGTGCCTGTTGGAAGAGGAACGTTGGGAAGAATCTTCAATGTTCTGGGACAGCCAATTGACAATAAAGGCGAGGTACAGGCAACAGATTACTGGCCCATTCACAGAAGTGCACCTTCGTTTGAAGAGCAGGTGCCTGCAGTGGAGATTTTTGAAACAGGGATTAAAGTAATAGATCTTTTAGCACCATATGCAAAAGGTGGAAAGATTGGGCTTTTCGGTGGTGCAGGTGTTGGTAAGACTGTTCTCATTATGGAGCTTATCAGAAACATTGCAACAGAACATGGTGGATTTTCTATTTTTACTGGTGTTGGTGAGCGAACAAGAGAAGGGAATGAACTGTGGCTGGAGATGAACGAATCAGGTGTCATAGAAAAGACAGTTTTGGTTTTTGGTCAGATGAATGAGCCACCGGGTTCAAGAATGAGAGTTGCGCTCACTGGTCTTACAATGGCTGAGTATTTCCGTGATGTAGAAGGACAGGATGTGCTTTTGTTCATTGACAATATCTTCAGGTTCATCCAGGCTGGTTCCGAGGTATCAGCACTTTTGGGGAGAATTCCATCGGCGGTTGGTTATCAGCCAACACTTGCCAATGAGGTGGGTGCTTTGCAGGAGCGAATAACCTCTACAAAAAGAGGTTCAATAACCTCTGTTCAGGCAATTTATGTTCCTGCTGACGACCTCACTGACCCGGCTCCTTCTACTACATTTGCTCACCTTGATGCAACAACTGTTTTGTCAAGACAGATTGCTGAACTTGGTATATATCCGGCTGTTGATCCGCTTGACTCTACATCCCGAATACTCGACCCACGCATTGTTGGTGAAGAACACTATTATGTTGCAAGAACAGTCCAGCAGATTTTGCAAAGGTATAAAGAGCTGCAGGATATTATTGCAATATTGGGTATGGATGAACTGTCTGAAGAGGACAAACTGATTGTTTATAGAGCAAGAAAGATTCAGAGATTCCTTTCTCAGCCATTTTTTGTTGCTGAGGCTTTTACAGGAAGACCGGGAAGGTATGTTAAGCTAAAGGACACAATAAGAGGCTTTAAAGAAATAATTGAAGGCAAAATGGACCATATTCCTGAGCAATACTTCTACATGGTAGGGACAATTGATGAGGTTTATGAAAACTATGAGAAAGATATGAAAGGTAAATAA
- the atpF gene encoding F0F1 ATP synthase subunit B, giving the protein MFDLAIFENMFFWAVINFLILYLVYRIFFFKKVTAFMEKRSQIIQEQLDFAAKSKEEAVKLKEEYENILSQAHAKANEIVQNAMIEAQKQADKIIEDARLEANKIIENALKQLEIEKKKQINELKNQFVSIALLAASKVIEKNLNTEENKKMVENIFDEAGVA; this is encoded by the coding sequence ATGTTTGATCTTGCTATCTTTGAAAACATGTTTTTCTGGGCTGTTATAAACTTTTTGATACTTTATCTGGTTTATAGAATATTCTTTTTCAAAAAAGTAACTGCTTTTATGGAAAAACGTTCACAGATAATTCAAGAACAGCTTGACTTTGCTGCAAAGTCAAAAGAAGAGGCTGTAAAATTAAAGGAAGAATATGAAAACATCTTATCTCAGGCACATGCGAAGGCAAACGAGATAGTCCAGAATGCCATGATTGAAGCACAAAAACAGGCTGATAAAATTATTGAAGATGCCAGACTTGAGGCAAACAAGATTATAGAGAATGCTCTCAAGCAGCTTGAAATTGAGAAGAAAAAACAAATCAATGAGCTCAAAAATCAGTTTGTCTCGATTGCTCTTCTTGCTGCATCAAAGGTGATTGAAAAGAATTTAAATACAGAAGAAAATAAGAAAATGGTTGAAAATATATTTGATGAGGCAGGGGTTGCTTAA
- the atpE gene encoding ATP synthase F0 subunit C, with translation MTALAAAIAMLAGVGVGIGIGIATAKAAESVGRQPEAFGRIFPLFLLGAALAEAVAIYSFVIAFMLITKI, from the coding sequence ATGACAGCATTGGCAGCAGCTATAGCAATGCTTGCAGGAGTGGGTGTAGGTATTGGTATTGGTATCGCAACTGCTAAGGCAGCCGAGTCTGTGGGAAGACAGCCAGAGGCATTTGGACGAATCTTTCCACTGTTCTTGCTTGGTGCTGCTTTGGCAGAAGCTGTTGCAATCTACAGTTTTGTTATTGCGTTTATGTTAATTACAAAAATTTAA
- the atpC gene encoding ATP synthase F1 subunit epsilon, whose amino-acid sequence MAEFELEVLQPERIFFKDRVEMIVVRAIDGEIGVMAGHEPIITPIGIGKLKIKKDGKWREAAIAGGILEVNQNRVVILSDAVEWPEEIDRQRALAAKERAERKLQQKLPPDEFEGYQAALYRALNRLRMVEEKRENAK is encoded by the coding sequence ATGGCTGAATTTGAATTAGAAGTTTTGCAACCTGAGAGAATTTTTTTTAAAGACAGAGTGGAGATGATAGTTGTTCGGGCAATTGATGGCGAAATAGGCGTGATGGCAGGGCATGAGCCGATTATCACACCAATAGGAATTGGGAAGCTTAAAATAAAAAAAGATGGGAAGTGGCGTGAGGCAGCCATCGCAGGAGGTATACTTGAAGTTAACCAGAACAGGGTGGTTATCCTGAGTGATGCTGTTGAATGGCCAGAGGAAATAGACAGACAAAGGGCCTTGGCTGCAAAAGAAAGAGCTGAGAGAAAGCTTCAACAGAAACTTCCACCTGATGAATTTGAAGGGTACCAGGCAGCGTTGTATAGAGCACTAAACCGGCTCAGAATGGTTGAAGAAAAAAGAGAAAATGCCAAA
- the atpG gene encoding ATP synthase F1 subunit gamma has translation MANKTRWIKSRIRSVSETKKITRAMYLISASKMKRARDRLDSTRPYFEKIQEFMKDLVVHGIKANHILFEGSYKEGQKRIGVIVISGDKGLCGGYNANVLKNMLNLYEKISKDKDVLFFPIGNVGKNFLERHGYKVADNFNYQTQLVSVKVVKLIAQEVIRRYYKGDIHELYIIYTKLISTIKQDVIVKKLLPLDAAEFVTGEVKTNESIKYEPSLTDVLDVVIYEYLKGIIFGAMMDSYVSELVARMTAMDNATKSADEMIQKLILKLNRERQAVITQEISEIISGAAALK, from the coding sequence ATGGCAAACAAGACAAGATGGATAAAGTCAAGAATTAGAAGTGTAAGTGAGACAAAGAAGATTACAAGAGCTATGTATTTGATTTCTGCATCAAAAATGAAAAGAGCGCGGGACAGGCTTGACTCAACAAGACCTTATTTTGAGAAGATACAGGAATTTATGAAAGATCTTGTCGTACATGGTATAAAGGCAAATCATATACTCTTTGAAGGGTCGTACAAAGAGGGGCAGAAAAGAATAGGTGTAATTGTCATCAGTGGTGACAAGGGCTTGTGTGGAGGTTATAATGCCAATGTATTGAAAAACATGTTGAATTTATACGAAAAGATTTCAAAAGACAAAGATGTATTATTCTTTCCTATAGGTAATGTTGGGAAAAACTTTTTGGAAAGACATGGTTACAAAGTAGCAGACAATTTTAACTATCAAACCCAGTTAGTATCTGTAAAAGTTGTAAAGTTAATTGCCCAGGAGGTTATAAGAAGGTATTATAAAGGGGATATTCATGAGCTTTATATCATCTATACCAAACTAATTTCCACAATTAAACAGGATGTGATTGTAAAAAAACTTCTTCCTCTTGATGCAGCTGAATTTGTCACCGGCGAGGTCAAAACAAATGAATCAATAAAATATGAACCAAGTCTTACAGATGTACTTGATGTTGTTATATATGAATACCTGAAAGGGATAATATTTGGAGCAATGATGGACTCGTATGTAAGCGAACTTGTAGCAAGGATGACTGCAATGGACAATGCAACCAAGAGTGCCGATGAAATGATTCAGAAGCTGATTTTGAAGCTCAACCGTGAACGCCAGGCAGTGATTACCCAGGAGATATCAGAAATAATAAGCGGTGCAGCTGCTTTGAAATAA